tgccaccacacccactttcCCTTGGTGTTTACATTCTCTCTGATCCTCCCTGCCTGGAGCTGGGTAAGGTCCCCCAGGGCTCCAGGCAGACAGTGGCCTCAGCTGAGCATCCTAACACTCAGGGCAGCCAGGTTGTCACACCCGGACCAGTGAATGAATGGCCGCTGCTGCCTCAGATGGAGAGAGTGCAGGTTTGTAGGAGACACAGAGCATGCCCTTGGGGTTGGCCCCTTCCTGTGTGTTCTGATCTCTCCCCTGGGCCATTTCACTCCTagctctctttcttctgtttgaaaTTACATTGTATTTTACTTACATTATTTTATGAGAAGATCAACtggaatttatatttttcaagatttCATACAAGTATACAATTTATCTTGGTCATTCATACCCACTTCTGTTTGTTTCAACCTTCTATGCTTCTAAAAAACATGTTGCATCTTCCTATGAACGTCATAGCTTCATAAGCatactctatttttattttttaactttggcTTTTGGaaagagggtctctctgtgtagtcttggctttcctgaaacttGGTTtatagatcagggtggcctcacactcacagaaattcccctgcctctgacGCTGAGTGcatggattaaaggcatgctagGCCACTGGCTGTTTGAAAATaatacccccccccacccccgccatttCTCTGGTTTTTTGTGAATATAAATCACACATATTCCATCTGTTTATAAGGTTGCACAGATGTTTCATCCCTGAACCTAGCTTACAGGTGGCTTCTGTCTGCCACAAGCCTTGGGGGAGGAGAATGCAGATCCTGCCAGTGCAGCAAGTGCCTTGAGTGTGGAGTTTTCCTGTTTAGCTCTTGCCCTCTAGGGCCTGagtctgtagacaaggctggctacCAACTCACTCAGCCtcaaagggctgggattaaaggtgtgcacccgaATAGGAGGCATCTAAGCAGGGGTTTTTCACTCTCTTGACCCTGGGAGGTCTTGTGCCCAtaagcacagctgctgtgagtctgAGTGTGATGTTATGTCCTGTCCCGAAGCCACCCTTCCACAGCAGGCTTCCCCATCCTTGGCTCCCACAAtccttccaccctctcttccttgatgttccctgagcctcctGGGAGCAGGGTTGGTGGAGATGTTCCATCCACAGCTGAGAATACACTGTCTCCTGTCTCAGAATGTGAGTATCTCTGACTCTTCCTTACCCAGCATCCTCTGCAAGAAGGAAGTTCTCTGACAAGAGTGAGATGTGCACGGGTCAATGGAGACAAACATCAGTGTTTAGAAAGAGTTGAAAACACGACCtcttatcaaagcaacagaaatcaTTGAttacacaggtgtgtgcatgATGCCATGTGACCAGAATAGACACTAGGAAGTGAGTGTCACAATGAAAGCCACcgtgatatttttctttctgagactggatTAAATTCTCTAGTATGATTGTTCCCATCTCCACCTTCTGTCCATCACATCTGTGAAGTCATTCTTCTTTGTGAATGGAAAGAGTTCAATTCTGATTCATTCCTGTACAATAAAGAGAGGGAACATTGGACATATCCCCTGCTATCTGTGTAGATCACAGTATCCAAGTGTATGTGATATTCCATCTGTAACCTTCAGTTTGTCAATGCTAAATCTGAGATTTTGAATCTGGTACTACAACCTGGGCatgagaaaggtttttttttttttttttttctggacaggaCCATCTAAAACAAGGATGCACATAGAAAGTCAAAGTGAGGATGATTGTGTCTTTCATCAGGATTGTCTCTGCCTTaggtctctctctgcttttgtccCTGGCATTGTTATCTGTCATAGGTCATCATGGAAAGACATTACCATGTCTCCTCAAGGTCTGAGATGTTGCAGCATGCTGTGAGCAACCTGACTGTGTCTGCAATCCACTAAACCCCAAGGTGTAGGGCCACACCTGGGAGGGATTTAGCTTAATTGGTTATGGTAGACCCACTTCCATTCCAGGTCCCTCAGGGTGGAACAAaccttgaacccaggtctttgagAAGACACACCCCTAATCCTGGCCACACCTTcggtggcagcctatataaagacatgaaagaagtctgtctctgtcttgcctgCTGGCTCTCGGTTAGCAGCAGGTGTCTTTCTCCCTTGGCATTGGAGCCTGCTTGTTCTGGATCCAGCCTAGACTGAGGAGCACCTGAGAGCGCCAGCCCTGTGTGGGAACAACTCTTGCATTCCTGGACCTCTGCTCCCAAGGAGCCATTGCTCCACTGTCTGGCCCACAGCCTGGAAGCCTTTCTAATAGCTCTCCTTCGTCTGTGTGGAGAGAGAGTCATCCTGCAAGTTCTGGTACCTAGCGAGAGAACCCTGACAATACCCTCACTGGCATTCGCCCTtctgtgggaagagggaaggctTGTGGATTCAACCAGAGCATGGAATCAGGATCCCCCCACCCAGAGCGATCCCCACAACCACTGCGCAAATCTAGCAGTCCAAAGAGGACCTGTGCCAGAAGGTCACCAGGTGAGGAGCAAGAACTGAGAGACAAGGGGGAGAAAATGGGACGgttttcccgcccccccccaggaGGGCttccatgtgtggaggtcagtgttCCCTTGGTATGGCCCCAAGAGCTCTAAGCCGGCCAGGTCTCTAGACATCCTAGCACTGGGTAAATCGTGGTGTCAGTGTTTGGGGCTTTGCTGAGTTTCTTATGTGTCCAGGAGGGCACAGGTCAGTGGGGTGTGTAGCTGaaggtgtctctgactctctcctcATCGCCACATTCTTCTTCCCATTTCAGCACAGATGATGGAGAaacccaggaagaggaaacactGTTCCCGGGACTCCAGCCACGACAGGACAGGTAAGTGCCTTCCCCAAGCCTCAGTACCATGTGGCCTCTCCAAAGCTCAGCCAGGAATGTGGCTGTGTGCCTCAGAGCCCCTGAGAGAGGCTGGCCTCTTAGAGTTTGTGTGTTGTGAGAAGGGCTTCATCTgctcagggaggaggctgaggtgcCTGGGAAGGACCAGGCAGCGGGCCCTGTGGTCTGCAGGGTCTAGAGCAGGTTCTAGAGCAGGTTCTAGAATGGGGTGGGCGGGACATGTCCCGGTCATTCTCTCACTCAAACTTTCTATTTCTAGGAAATGAGGACAGCTTCAAGAGGAAAAAGAGACCAAAGTCCTCGGTAGAGAAGTCTGAGCCGAAAGCCAACGGCCACCATGGTGGGCCATCCTGCTGCTCTGAACCCAGGCACACAGCCCCACCACCACTAAGGAAGAGCCTGGTGACCTCTATGCGAGCCATGTCTGAGGACATTTATAGAGACACGGTCCAGCTTCAGGCCCAGCTCCATGGCTCCCTGCTCACCCAGGAGCAGGTCTCTGAGCTCACACAGCTCTCAGCGTCTCTGAGAGGCATGGTGCAGACCTTGTACAGCTTGGCCACCCAGGCAGGCTTTGTGTTCCCTGCTGAGCCCTGGCTGGTCCCAGCCCCCATGGCTGCCCCCTGG
This DNA window, taken from Acomys russatus chromosome 22, mAcoRus1.1, whole genome shotgun sequence, encodes the following:
- the LOC127205516 gene encoding protein FRG2-like-2, whose translation is MESGSPHPERSPQPLRKSSSPKRTCARRSPAQMMEKPRKRKHCSRDSSHDRTGNEDSFKRKKRPKSSVEKSEPKANGHHGGPSCCSEPRHTAPPPLRKSLVTSMRAMSEDIYRDTVQLQAQLHGSLLTQEQVSELTQLSASLRGMVQTLYSLATQAGFVFPAEPWLVPAPMAAPWELPEKESHSPSLDGGEKLTGPASPSDKS